The proteins below are encoded in one region of Rhododendron vialii isolate Sample 1 chromosome 7a, ASM3025357v1:
- the LOC131333424 gene encoding probable WRKY transcription factor 53 — MEFAMENGSTLEQNTLINELTQGMELAKQLRAHLSPTSSKESRELLLQKILSSYEKALLILKWSGSMGNPQSVAPVTGLPESSISGDGSPRSDDFDRGFKDHLEQNDVSKKRKLMPTWTDQVRVCSENGLEGPMEDGYSWRKYGQKDILGAKYPRSYYRCTYRSTQNCWATKQVQRSDDDPTMFEITYKGKHTCSQNHHTSPQEKQQLKQNNNGNSHQQPPPENLLFNLRTSLRVSTEDLDNKEVASNFTFPHSASFKWMNGENQNLGFSTLVNDHTLGSYSPSFISPATSETNYYSVPPFQMNNMVHNFQHSESEIISATTSATNSPIGDLDFSIDLDPNFPFNNPGFFN, encoded by the exons ATGGAATTCGCAATGGAGAATGGTTCGACTTTGGAACAGAACACACTGATCAATGAGCTGACTCAAGGGATGGAGCTAGCCAAACAGCTAAGAGCTCATCTTAGCCCAACGTCCTCCAAAGAAAGCAGAGaacttttgcttcaaaaaatctTGTCTTCCTATGAGAAGGCCCTACTGATTCTCAAATGGAGCGGGTCAATGGGAAATCCTCAGTCGGTGGCTCCGGTCACTGGATTGCCGGAATCGTCCATTTCCGGCGACGGGAGCCCTCGGAGCGACGATTTCGACAGGGGGTTCAAGGATCACCTGGAGCAGAATGATGTCTCAAAGAAGAG GAAGTTAATGCCTACATGGACTGACCAGGTGAGAGTTTGCTCCGAGAATGGGCTTGAAGGGCCCATGGAAGATGGGTACAGTTGGAGAAAATATGGGCAGAAAGACATTCTGGGTGCCAAATATCCCAG AAGCTACTACAGATGCACATATCGCAGCACTCAAAACTGCTGGGCAACAAAGCAAGTGCAACGGTCCGACGACGATCCGACCATGTTCGAGATCACGTACAAAGGGAAGCATACCTGCTCCCAGAACCACCATACATCACCACAAGAAAAGCAACAACTGAAGCAAAACAACAATGGCAATAGCCACCAGCAGCCGCCACCCGAAAACCTGCTCTTTAACTTAAGGACAAGCTTGAGAGTTAGTACTGAGGACTTGGACAATAAGGAGGTGGCTTCAAACTTCACTTTCCCTCATTCAGCATCGTTCAAATGGATGAACGGCGAAAACCAGAATCTCGGATTTTCAACCCTTGTCAATGATCATACCCTGGGGAGTTATTCTCCATCGTTTATATCTCCGGCCACATCTGAAACAAACTACTACTCAGTGCCTCCGTTCCAGATGAACAACATGGTCCATAATTTTCAACATTCGGAATCCGAAATTATCTCAGCCACCACTTCGGCTACCAATTCCCCGATCGGGGACCTGGATTTCTCAATTGATCTAGATCCAAACTTCCCATTTAACAACCCTGGATTTTTCAATTAG
- the LOC131333425 gene encoding uncharacterized protein LOC131333425 encodes MMKFNCVQPVCKNPTFLGFSSSSSFLFNTQSNPNRETTHFKCFRNRRYGGKRGGIVCSGLFPVDPWSPTIDSQSIASQLFAFSLFPYIGFLYFITKSKSAPKLTLFGFYFLLAFVGATIPAGIYAKVKYGTSLSNVDWLHGGAESLLTLTNLFIVMGLREALRKTKDVKSDTSSVEEEKNSSV; translated from the exons ATGATGAAATTTAATTGTGTCCAACCCGTTTGCAAGAACCCCACCTTTCTGGgtttctcctcttcttcttcttttctgttCAATACCCAATCAAATCCCAATAGAGAAACCACTCATTTCAAGTGTTTCAGAAACAGAAGATATGGTGGCAAAAGAGGTGGAATTGTCTGCAGTGGGCTGTTCCCTGTTGACCCATGGTCACCcaccattgattcacagagCATTGCTTCACAGCTCttcgctttctctctcttcccttacATTGGTTTCCTGTACTTCATCACCAAATCCAAGTCTGCCCCAAAACTCACCCTCTTTGGATTCTACTTCTTGCTTGCCTTTGTGGGTGCCACCA TCCCAGCTGGAATATACG CAAAGGTAAAGTATGGCACGTCCTTGTCGAACGTGGATTGGTTGCACGGTGGGGCGGAGTCACTGCTCACTCTGACAAATTTGTTTATTGTGATGGGGCTAAGGGAAGCTCTTAGGAAAACTAAGGATGTGAAATCAGACACTTCCAGTgtcgaagaagagaagaattcaTCCGTATAG